ATATGCGTAAAAACTAGAGGAAAAGACGCAGGTAAAAAATGCATAATAGTAGATATAATAGATAGTAACTTCGTATTAGTTACCGGACCAAAGAAAATATCTGGAGTAAAAAGGAAAAGATCTAACATTTTACACCTAGAACCTACGGATAAAAAAATAGATATTCAGAAAGGAGCATCAGACGAGGAAGTAGAAAAGAAACTACAAGAAGCCGGATTAACAGACTTCATGAAAGAAAAGGTAAAGATAAAAATACCAGTGGTTTAAATGATTTTTTATGATTTTATATATAAGATAGACACTTTTTGTGGATACAATAACTCGTGGAATATAAAGAAAGAATCTCAAACATCTGAAAAATACGGCTTCTTCCCAGACAAAAGACCTTTAGACGAACTAATAAAAAATTCCATAATAAACATTGACAAGCCTCCTGGACCTACAAGTCATGAAGTAGCATTCTGGATCAAAAAAATGTTCAATCTCAGTAAAGTAGGCCACGGTGGGACCCTGGAGCCCTAAGCGGGCG
This genomic interval from Acidianus sp. HS-5 contains the following:
- a CDS encoding 50S ribosomal protein L14e; its protein translation is MSAIEVGRICVKTRGKDAGKKCIIVDIIDSNFVLVTGPKKISGVKRKRSNILHLEPTDKKIDIQKGASDEEVEKKLQEAGLTDFMKEKVKIKIPVV
- a CDS encoding tRNA pseudouridine synthase A, which produces MIFYDFIYKIDTFCGYNNSWNIKKESQTSEKYGFFPDKRPLDELIKNSIINIDKPPGPTSHEVAFWIKKMFNLSKVGHGGTLEP